The following are encoded in a window of Thermoanaerobacter ethanolicus JW 200 genomic DNA:
- a CDS encoding zinc-ribbon domain-containing protein encodes MYQDKVLVCKDCGKEFVWTAGEQQFYAEKGFQNEPVRCKACREAKKRRNHQYNARRDKKAFGMSR; translated from the coding sequence ATGTATCAAGACAAAGTGTTAGTGTGCAAAGATTGTGGAAAAGAGTTTGTGTGGACAGCAGGAGAACAACAGTTTTATGCGGAGAAAGGTTTTCAAAATGAGCCTGTAAGATGTAAAGCGTGCAGAGAAGCGAAAAAGAGAAGAAACCATCAGTACAATGCTAGAAGAGACAAGAAAGCTTTTGGCATGAGCAGATAA